A window of Pseudomonas alcaliphila JAB1 genomic DNA:
GCGCTGGATCAGCTCGCCATCGGCGTCCGTCTTGAGCCAGCGCTGCGCGCCGCCCCAGTCGATCATCTGGCGGCCGGGCAGGTCGAGCAGACCACTGTTGGCTGGCAGAGACAGACGCCACAGCGTGCCGCTGGCGCTGAAGAACGGTAGGCGCTGTTCGCGCAGTTCATGCCAGTAGCCGTTGTCGATCTCTTCGCCACCGAGGCGTTGGCGCGCGGCCTGAACCGAGCCTTCGCCACCCTCCAGGCGCAGGTGCAGCGCCGCGCCGTCGTGGCTGGCGGCGCTGATCGGCAGCGGCTGCTGGCCCCATTCGGCGAGCTTGTTCAGGGCATGCAGGGCGTCCACTTCCAGGCGCAGGCTGAGTACCTGACGCGGTTTGGGCAGCACCTTGATCGACACCTCGGCGAGCAGGCCGAGGCAGCCGAAGCTACCGGCCATCAGGCGCGACAGGTCGTAGCCGGCGACGTTCTTCATCACCTCGCCGCCGAAGCGCAGCAGCTTGCCCTGGCCGGTGATAACACGGGTGCCGAGCACCTGGTCGCGCACCGAACCGGCCCAGGGCCGGCGCGGTCCGGACAGCCCGGTGGCGACCATGCCGCCCAATGTGGCGCCATCGCCCAGGTGCGGCGGCTCGCAGGGCAGCATCTGGTTGTTGGCTTCCAACGCTGCCTCGATCTCG
This region includes:
- the glcE gene encoding glycolate oxidase subunit GlcE, encoding MSHDFDASAALLEQVNHALNSATPLRIQGSGSKAHLGRATTGEVLDTRLHRGIVSYDPTELVLTARAGTPLSEIEAALEANNQMLPCEPPHLGDGATLGGMVATGLSGPRRPWAGSVRDQVLGTRVITGQGKLLRFGGEVMKNVAGYDLSRLMAGSFGCLGLLAEVSIKVLPKPRQVLSLRLEVDALHALNKLAEWGQQPLPISAASHDGAALHLRLEGGEGSVQAARQRLGGEEIDNGYWHELREQRLPFFSASGTLWRLSLPANSGLLDLPGRQMIDWGGAQRWLKTDADGELIQRVTAKLGGHATCFAAGQAQPFQPLAAPLLRYQRQLKNQLDPQGIFNPGRMYAEV